AGCTGGGAGCTGGGGTGGCGGCTCAGGCTACCTCGGGGAGATCCTGGATGCCCACTGTGAACCTTTCCCATTCGGTCCTCCTCAACCAGCTGCTGCAGCACACGAGGGGGAGCCCCATTGGCTGGGGGGGTTTTGGTTGAAGGTGGTGAGTGAGCCTGGGAAGCTGGACCCTCTTCCCCATCACCAGCCTGAAGAGGGACCACTGCCCCATTCTCCTGCTTTTCTCCCATACTCTCTGTCAGGGCCTCGGGGCTTGGGTCCTCCTGGGTAGGAGGCTTTGTCTGGagagctggcttgggggtgggctGGGAACCTGTCTGGGGGTCTGGCTGAGGTTCTAACTGCATGTCCTGTTGGGGAgcagactctgaaactggctcaGGTGGGGCTGCAGACTCCAGCTCGGTGGACCCTTGGCCTGCAGTGGCCTCTTTGCTCTCCTCTGATTTGGATGTTAGGTCTTGGCATGCTTCTTCCGGGCTGGAGCTGGCCTTTGATTTCCCTCCTGGGCTTGAGCTGAGGTCTGTGGCCTGGGCTGTTTCTGGGTCTCCAGCCGGGGTCTCTTTGGTTTCCGGAGCCAGCCCAGCCTTGGGCTCTGAGTCTACGGGGGCCCCACTGGTGTCTGGGTCTGGCTGCTTGGCCTCTGGCTCATCTGGGACCCcagctggggcctggggagggcCAGTTTCAGCTTCAGGATGACCAGCCCCTTCTCCCTGGGTTTGGGGACCGTCTGTGACCCCCTTcatctcagagccctcagagctgctggctgCCATCTTGAgatgggagaggggagagggccCCTGTGGGGAGGATGGAGCAGCAGAGACAGCAGCAAATCCTGCAAGAGGAGGAAACAGGTTTGGTGTGAGGAGGGAAGAGGTGGCCAGGTCTCAGCACTGACAGCCCAAGAGGGCCATGCTCCTGTCTCAGGGCCAGCTTTGGGCTGTCTGGGGAGAGGAAAGAGTTGTGGTTTCTTCTGCCTTGGGGGGGATATCCCTGGGAGGGGGGTGCTCCCCTCAAAGTCTGTTCTTTTTGGAGAGCCCTGGGAACATTAACCCTTTTGTGAACAGGACTCTCCCCATGGTCTCTGCCTGGGTTCACCCCAGCAAGATCCGGACTCGGATACTAATAGATGCCCCAGCAGCCCAAAATCAACGAGCTGTGCCGACACACGGAAACTCCGACAGGCAGACTGAGCAGAGGAACATTCCACTCTTTCTGCATCTTCCCCTCCTCCCTGGGCGCCCAGGCGGTGCGGTTTTCTTGCTGCGTGTTGGGAGCGCAGGCACCTCCGCCCCTCCCCGGGAGACCTGGGCATCTCTTCCAAGCCCCTTCCCAGACCCTCTCTCTGGGATTCCCTCGCTCCCGGCGGGTCGGTACCTTCTCCTCCCCTTGGTGCGGCGGGCCCAGCACCACCAAGCCCGCCCGCCAGGCACCCGCATTCCGGTGCAGCCACCCTGATGCCCAATGTCTGTCGGTCCACTCCTACCCGCAGCTTCAGTCAGTTACCGTCTCACCTCGACGCCGGTCTCCGGGATGCTCCCGCCGCCGCGCCGTTGCAGCAGCCGCAGCCCGGGAGGGAGCAAGGCAGCAAGCAAGCGAGGGAGGGAGGCGGCGGgtcttccctcctctcccctcgcGTCTGCTCGTCCCCTCCTCTTCGGTCCCCTCCCCTGCGCTCTGCCGCCTTGCACCGCCCCCGCCCCTCGCACGCCTCCCGCCCCTCCCAGACGGCCCCAGGGATCCACGCGTGCCTGGCCCCGCGTTACCTGGGCAACCGGCCGGGGGACCACTTgtgccccctccctgccccttccCACGCGCGCCTCTGGGGGCGCCCCTTTCCCAGGCCCCCGGCCCCTCCCGCTAACGGTCACCAGGGGTCCTGGCAGAGGCAGGGGGCTAGGGGAAACGGAGAAGGCTCTGCGAGAGACGGAACCAGTGAAGCAGGCAGGCCCCCGTGGAGGCACCCCATGAGCATAAGGAGGGGACCGGAGATAGGGCAAagcttggagaggctgcagaagaGCAGGGTGGGGTTTCAAGAGAAGGGAGCCTGCAGAACAGGAAGTCCCtccacacccaaggaagcagcagcagaaacgGGCTCTAGAAAGCTCAAGCAAGTCTGGAAGGGGCAGAGTAAGGGCTGGGAAGGAAATTCGTAGAAGCAGGGTAGAGACTGCAGGTCAGCCTCGACCCCCTGGACGGGGCTACAGGACGAGGAGCGGCATAAACGGAGAGTGACCAGGCAGTTTGGACCATGCCAAGAACGAGGGGGCGAGTGGGGAAAAGTGCAGTTATTTTCAACTTCACTGCTCACAGTTTAGTAGCTCAGACTTCCTCCACCTTTCTGCAGCGCCAGCATCCACCATCACCTTTCAGGGCCTTAAGGGTGTGCAGGTATTTGTCTGGGGCTTGGCTGGGGTTCTGAGCCACAGGCAGTGGGCATGGATGGGAGAACTAAGAGCAGCATTTTCATCCAGCAGCTGTTTGGTTGCTAGCCAGGGCCTCTTCAAACCTCCAGTAGGTATTCTGGGCCTGTCCAGATTGGGAATTCCCCAGAGACCTGGGAGTCCTGGAACTTGCTCTCCACAGCCACTGGAGCCTTGGCcccaccctgaatctggactgcAGTCACTGGAGTCTCCTCTGGGGAGGGAGGAGCCAGAGCCCCAGAGCAAAGCTAGGACTGAGACCACATCAAGCAGAAAGAAACCCCTTGGGGTGGAGACAGGGGGCTTACTGAGGGCAATTCATTCAACCCAGAGTcaggtttttatttaaaatttattgtaaTGGGGTCTGCGCaaagggaggggggaggagggtaGGGAACATGCAGGGGACACAGGAACACGATGACATGGTCAGGGCCACAGCTTCTGAAGTGGGGAGgagggatgaaaaaaaaaaaaaggccagggcTGGAGCTGGGGTGGAAGAGGGAAGGGGGAGCCACTGTAGCTGTATTCCCCCACTCCCAGGAAGCACCTCTAGTCCCTGGATTCCCCCCCTTACCCTGGCCCCCTTAAGATTCCATCTCTTGTCCTGCCTCTGGCCCTAGTGGCTCCTTCCTTTGCTCCcctagacttttttttccccctgacagATTCTCAAGCAGGGGTGCTGTTCAGGGCCTGACCCCAAACATCTCCACCTTATGAAGGTACAACCTTTGACTTGCCCGTTTCTGCCCCTTCTCAAACCTTGCCTTGTTTCATCTGGGACAGAATCTTTGAttcccctcctttccctcctccctccccctgggaggaaaaaaaaaaaaaagcaccaactCCCCAGGGAGGGACAGCAGACAGTAGGGGGGGAGTGAACTGGAGGAGAGCAAGAAGGACCATTGAGGGAAAAGGCTCTCAAATCCCTGGGAGAGCAGGGCAGGGGAttacagagaggagagggggtgAGGGCAGTGACCACTCCTGTCCTCTGCCACCCCTGCCCACTGTCCAAGGGACTTCAACACAACCGAGGGGCAAGTGTGTATGGGGTCAGGTCTGacaagaaaggaggaggagaaacaaATCGTTAAAACCTAGTGAATTCCCCTAAGAAAACAtgtcttcttcctcctttccttctggaggctccttGGTTGGTGGGGGAAGTATCCAGGAGTTGGTGGGAAAAGGGGGGAAGAGGAGAGGGTATCAAGGggctttcctccactctctccccCCACCAACTTGGAGCTCACCAGGGCTGGGAGGGAAGTGGCTGAGAGCTCACAGGCACCCCCTCAGCCCCTGAGAGGGAGCCCACAGCTGTGGGAGGGGCTGCCACTGccgctgctgcagctgctgctgctgctgctgccgctgctgccaTTGGACAGACCTCACCAGTACCTGCAATGAGAGATACCAGGATTATCAGTGTGGTCTGAAAGCAAGAGCCTTGCTCCTTGCCCAGACTCTTTCCCAGGCTCCCTCCCCTGGGACACAGCCGTTGCTTACTTCCTGTTTGGTCCCCAGAGGCTGCAGCCTACATCCTTACCTAGATAGAGCGGTTCTCCTGAAAGTCCTCCCTGTCCCAGAAGTATCCCTAACCTGGGTGATGGATGGGCATCCCTGGCCTTCCTGCGATCCCCTATTGGGCCCTTTGAGCCCCCTTGTCCCACACACCCTACCCCCTCCAGCCATGCCCCACGCCTTGCCTGGTGGGTGCGGGGGTCCCCCTCAGCAGGTGGGCTGTGGCTGGGGGGCATCTCCCGGGACAGGGGGGGCGGCCCCCCCCAGATGGGTCTGCATGTGGCCGGCCAGCTGGGCAGGGGTCTTGCAGTGCACGCTGCACAGCTTGCACAGGATGCGGTCAGCCCGCGGGGCCTGGAGCCCATGGTCCTTCACCGCGTGGATGCGCAGGTATGCTGCTGTGGTGAAGCCTATGGGGGGGGGGTGGATtcgggtgggggggtgggggtcagCCAGGTGGAGACCCCAGAGACGGGGCTGTTCTCCTAGGCTGGGGACACCCTCCTCAGATGGCCCTGTCCTCCTCCCACTCCATCCTTGGTAGCCTGGGGCCAACTATTCTACTGGGGCTGGTGGGGCATAACCCCTCCCTGAGCTTGGGGCTTCGGTGCCCACAGAACCCATTCTCTGTGTCTGAGAGCTCTCTCCTGGTCTGACAAGACTCTGATACCTAGCTACTAAGGTAGCTGACCCTCAGCAGAGACGGCTGTGTCCCCTCCTTCCAGTGTCCCATATTCTTAGCCCAGTTATTCCGTCAATAAGTGACTATTTAAAAGCAGCTTTCTCTGCTACTGGGGTAGGGTTAAACCCCTGCCAACCTACTCCGtttgttgtagaggctggagacAAGAACTTGTGCCTGTATGATTGAAAACTTGTCTTTCAACCCTTGGGAACTGGCTCTCTTCCTCAAAGCAGCTGTGTCCCACTGCCATTCTCCCCATCCACCCCCAGGAGACTGGCTTTTTTTGGTAGATCATCTTCTCCAGCCACGACCTCTCAGAACTTAATGATGTTCACTCACCCCAATGTTACTTCATTTGTTTCCTAAAGGGCTCTAGCTGATGCCATGAGCTCTTGGTTACAGCACTCTAACCCACATCTATGAAAGGCCACTGACTCTGTCCCCACCCTTTGTCCCTGGCCCTTCCAGCATCCCTCAACATGTACCTTTGTTGCAGAGCTCACAGACATGGTGAGGGCCCTGGCTGTGCACCTTCATGTGGTCCGAAATATAAGCGGAGCTCAGCATCTTGCCACACACGTGACATGGCACCTTCTCCTCGTGTCGTACTGTGTGTGCCCGGAGTCGATCCTTCGTAGCGAAAGCTGCCTCACATttctggggaggggggaggggcgtGGGGGGATGTCACAGGAGAGTTAAAGCTTGGGGGAGTGGGGAAAGGGGGGCAAGAGGTTAAAGGAATCAGAGCCTTGGGGATCTTTGATCTGTAGAAAATGGGAGTGAGatgaagaggtcttgaagaagggaggagaaaatggagtgaaaaggcaaaaagaagaaagagaaaaagggggTCTGAGAGGCTGAACTCAGACAGCTACAATGAGGATCAAAACCATGAAAACCAAGACAGGAGAAGGTGGACTTCCTACCTCACATTTGAATGGCCGTTCTGTTGAGTGCACTTGTCTGACGTGACTGTTGAGGTGATCCGGCCTGGGGATAcgtgggggttggggttagggccaGGGCCCTACAGTGAGCGGGTACCCCAAATCTTCCAACTTAGTACGACAATCTCTTCCAAAGATCCCTGCGCTTTCTCCTGAAGCCCGGGGCTCCGGAGTCCTAGTTCAACAGGAAACCCCTCCCCTCGAGCGggattcctcctcctcctcccactcaAAGCTTTCCTTCAACCCAAGAACCCACCTCCTTTGCTAAGTACCACCCCCTGCTCCCTGGTAACCAGGAGAGgccttcttccctcctccctggGAGTGGCTCCCGGTCTCCATCCTCAGGAGAgtctcctccctccctgccagcCAAGGCCAGGCCACCTCCGTTGCCCGTCCCTCCCTCCCGGCCAAGTGGGCGGCTGCAGCCCGTGCACACCGGGAGAAGCTCTTGCCACAGTGGGAGCAGTTGTAGGGCTTGTGTACAGCGCCGTCATGTGAGCGCACGTGGTAGCTCATGCGGTCCTTGCGCTTGAAGCGCTGCTGGCACACCGGGCACTGGTAGGGCTTCTCGTCCGAGTGCGACAGCTTGTGTCGGTTCAGGTGGTAGACGTCGCGGAAAGCCTTGCCGCACATCTCGCAGGCGTGGTTCTTTCGAATGCGCTTCCCCGAGGCAGTGGTGGTCACCACGCCGCCGGCGGCCACTGCGGCCGCTCCGCCGCCAGCGCccgcctctccccctcccccgccgGCTCCGCTCAGCTGGGGCACGCTCAGAAGGCTCAGGGGCACCATGGTGGGCATCTTCATAGCGCCCGAAGGGACCCGGCCGGCCTTGGCTCCCGTGTGGATGGCCTCGTGCCTCCGGAGATTGTAGCCGTTCTTGAACTCCTTCGCACACAGGGCGCAGATGTAGGGCCCCTTGCTCTTTGTCTTCTTCTCCAGGGCAGACACGACGGGGGCTACAGCGACCGTCGAGGTCGGGGCTACGACGGCGGTGGCCGCGGCTGCTGCGATGGTGGTGGCAGAGGCGGGGGGCGCGGCCTCGGCAGCGGGCGCCGACACGGGCGGGGGCGGCGGAGGGGGTGCCGGGGGCTGCTTCAGGGCCGCTGTGTCCACAGTGGAGGCGGCGGCCGGTGCCGGGGGCGCGGTGGCGACCGCGGCTGCCGCGGCAGCAGCTGCAGCGGCGGCAGCGGCCGCGGCCGACTCCTGGGCGGCGGCGAGAACCGGGAGCAAGTCCACCTGGAGGGGCTCGGCCGCCGGGGCCTGGGGGGTGGGCGGGGGCGCCGGGGCGGCCTGCGAAGACAAGGCGCCGTGTGGGCCGCGGCCGCGGGTCGGCGCCCTCCCGGCCCGCCACGGCCGGCCCCTACTCACCTGGAATGGACTCTGGGCGCAGCCCTGGGAGGCAAAGAAGCGGGACTGGAGCTCAGCCCCGACCTGCAGGGGGTTCTGGGCGTGACCCTGAGGTGGCGGGAAGGAGTTCATGAGGCCGCCCACCCCCCGGGAGTCCAGGCCCAGCACGGGGAAGGGGGGGGCCAGCAGCGTGCACGGGAACACGGGGAACATGGCCTCGGCCGCGGCGGGGCCTGCGGGGCTCAGCGGGGGCCGGGGGCACGGGTCGCGCGGGGCCCGGGCTCAGGGCGCCGCCCCCGGCCGGCCGGGCTGGGCCGCGCCGAACGCATGGCCCGCGCGGGCCGCCCCGCCGCCCGCGCACCCCGGCcggcgggagggagggaaggagggcgtCTTGTGGGCCGCGGAGCGCGGCGGCGACGGCGGCGGCGACGCCCCCTGGGTGGGGGCGGGAGGCCCCGcggggccgggggccggggggccgggggcgggggcccaggcggcggtggcggcggcggcggcggttgGAGCCtggcggggcggggtggggggagcgAGGGAGCAGCCTCGGCCCCCGCCGCGCGCGCGCCCAGCCGGCGCCTCGGGGAGGGCGGGGGAGGGcgcgagggagggagggggacagCTGCGCGCGCACCGGGCGCGCGGAGGGGGGGTGGGACGGGAGGGAGGGCGGGCAGGAGGGGGTGTGGGAAGTGGGGatgaggggcggggggagggggttgtTACCTGGAAGATGAAGCTGCTCCAGTTGCCGGGATCCatggcggagggagggagggaggtggctCGAGCTCACCCTGGggcgggaggaggaggaggcggcggtgggggaggggagcccaGGGAGGAGGCGCGCGGGGCGGgcgggaggggggaaggaggaggagggtgggGGGAGCGGAACACTGCGCGCGGGGAGGGCGGGCGGGGGGCGCGAGGACACACAAGAGGCTGGAGCGGGCGCGAGCGCGGGCGCGCGCGAGGCCAGCGGGAGGGGGCAGGCTCGAGAGGGACTTTGGCGGGAGGAGGGACAGGGGAGCCACCCAGCAGCCCGAGCCGCCCCAAGCGCGAGACCCCTGAGACGGCCGCTGATTGGCTGCTGATGGCGCAGGTGGTGGGCGCGCGGGAGACAGGGCGGCTGCTCCTCTCTTCCCCACTTCAACGATTCCACCCCCCACCTCCCTCCGCCAGCGGCCGTTATTTCGCGCGCACGCGCACAAAACCGCTGTCGTTGCTGAGCGGGAATGGGGGCGCGCGCGCTGGGGGTACGGATGGGGCGGGGCTAAATCCTAAGCGCGTACCCGCCTAACGGTCGTCTTCCTCGAGCTTTcgctttttgtttcctttaggcCACcgtccctttccccctccccattTCTGTCGTTTATTTACTATCTTTCGTCCTGGTTAGTGTCTTCCCAAAGATGGCGCCCAAAGAAGTTCGCTGGCAGAGCTCGCGGCGGATTCCAAGGGCGGTTTTACCCCCatcttctctcccttctcccgCAGTCCCAAGAATCAGGCTGAAGCACCGGAATAAAAACTGTATTTACACAACAGGCTGTCATACAAGGATTAAACAAACAGGTAGTGAGTACAGACGACAGTCAAGAGGGGCCGCAGCGCTGGCCCGCGGCGAGGCCCAGGATGTTCGC
The sequence above is drawn from the Elephas maximus indicus isolate mEleMax1 chromosome 12, mEleMax1 primary haplotype, whole genome shotgun sequence genome and encodes:
- the MAZ gene encoding myc-associated zinc finger protein isoform X4 — translated: MDPGNWSSFIFQGHAQNPLQVGAELQSRFFASQGCAQSPFQAAPAPPPTPQAPAAEPLQVDLLPVLAAAQESAAAAAAAAAAAAAAAVATAPPAPAAASTVDTAALKQPPAPPPPPPPVSAPAAEAAPPASATTIAAAAATAVVAPTSTVAVAPVVSALEKKTKSKGPYICALCAKEFKNGYNLRRHEAIHTGAKAGRVPSGAMKMPTMVPLSLLSVPQLSGAGGGGGEAGAGGGAAAVAAGGVVTTTASGKRIRKNHACEMCGKAFRDVYHLNRHKLSHSDEKPYQCPVCQQRFKRKDRMSYHVRSHDGAVHKPYNCSHCGKSFSRPDHLNSHVRQVHSTERPFKCEKCEAAFATKDRLRAHTVRHEEKVPCHVCGKMLSSAYISDHMKVHSQGPHHVCELCNKGTGEVCPMAAAAAAAAAAAAAAVAAPPTAVGSLSGAEGVPVSSQPLPSQPW
- the MAZ gene encoding myc-associated zinc finger protein isoform X3; protein product: MDPGNWSSFIFQGHAQNPLQVGAELQSRFFASQGCAQSPFQAAPAPPPTPQAPAAEPLQVDLLPVLAAAQESAAAAAAAAAAAAAAAVATAPPAPAAASTVDTAALKQPPAPPPPPPPVSAPAAEAAPPASATTIAAAAATAVVAPTSTVAVAPVVSALEKKTKSKGPYICALCAKEFKNGYNLRRHEAIHTGAKAGRVPSGAMKMPTMVPLSLLSVPQLSGAGGGGGEAGAGGGAAAVAAGGVVTTTASGKRIRKNHACEMCGKAFRDVYHLNRHKLSHSDEKPYQCPVCQQRFKRKDRMSYHVRSHDGAVHKPYNCSHCGKSFSRPDHLNSHVRQVHSTERPFKCEKCEAAFATKDRLRAHTVRHEEKVPCHVCGKMLSSAYISDHMKVHSQGPHHVCELCNKGFTTAAYLRIHAVKDHGLQAPRADRILCKLCSVHCKTPAQLAGHMQTHLGGAAPPVPGDAPQPQPTC
- the PRRT2 gene encoding proline-rich transmembrane protein 2 isoform X1, coding for MAASSSEGSEMKGVTDGPQTQGEGAGHPEAETGPPQAPAGVPDEPEAKQPDPDTSGAPVDSEPKAGLAPETKETPAGDPETAQATDLSSSPGGKSKASSSPEEACQDLTSKSEESKEATAGQGSTELESAAPPEPVSESAPQQDMQLEPQPDPQTGSQPTPKPALQTKPPTQEDPSPEALTESMGEKQENGAVVPLQAGDGEEGPASQAHSPPSTKTPPANGAPPRVLQQLVEEDRMGKVHSGHPGSPRGSLSRHPSSQLVGPGVEGGEGSQKPRDYIILAILSCFCPMWPVNIVAFAYAVMVSPAGPWPRSPMAPSFLPAWGQSPRSGLAFPPLSAWISPLHLLGLCLVFPGTYPEPPLPCPFGWEGCQGICFTHPC
- the MAZ gene encoding myc-associated zinc finger protein isoform X1, producing MFPVFPCTLLAPPFPVLGLDSRGVGGLMNSFPPPQGHAQNPLQVGAELQSRFFASQGCAQSPFQAAPAPPPTPQAPAAEPLQVDLLPVLAAAQESAAAAAAAAAAAAAAAVATAPPAPAAASTVDTAALKQPPAPPPPPPPVSAPAAEAAPPASATTIAAAAATAVVAPTSTVAVAPVVSALEKKTKSKGPYICALCAKEFKNGYNLRRHEAIHTGAKAGRVPSGAMKMPTMVPLSLLSVPQLSGAGGGGGEAGAGGGAAAVAAGGVVTTTASGKRIRKNHACEMCGKAFRDVYHLNRHKLSHSDEKPYQCPVCQQRFKRKDRMSYHVRSHDGAVHKPYNCSHCGKSFSRPDHLNSHVRQVHSTERPFKCEKCEAAFATKDRLRAHTVRHEEKVPCHVCGKMLSSAYISDHMKVHSQGPHHVCELCNKGFTTAAYLRIHAVKDHGLQAPRADRILCKLCSVHCKTPAQLAGHMQTHLGGAAPPVPGDAPQPQPTC
- the PRRT2 gene encoding proline-rich transmembrane protein 2 isoform X2; translation: MAASSSEGSEMKGVTDGPQTQGEGAGHPEAETGPPQAPAGVPDEPEAKQPDPDTSGAPVDSEPKAGLAPETKETPAGDPETAQATDLSSSPGGKSKASSSPEEACQDLTSKSEESKEATAGQGSTELESAAPPEPVSESAPQQDMQLEPQPDPQTGSQPTPKPALQTKPPTQEDPSPEALTESMGEKQENGAVVPLQAGDGEEGPASQAHSPPSTKTPPANGAPPRVLQQLVEEDRMGKVHSGHPGSPRGSLSRHPSSQLVGPGVEGGEGSQKPRDYIILAILSCFCPMWPVNIVAFAYAVMSRNSLQQGDVDGAQRLGRVAKLLSIVALVGGVLIIIASCVINLGGEWGSGPGGKEWKGWQGQLY
- the MAZ gene encoding myc-associated zinc finger protein isoform X2 — protein: MFPVFPCTLLAPPFPVLGLDSRGVGGLMNSFPPPQGHAQNPLQVGAELQSRFFASQGCAQSPFQAAPAPPPTPQAPAAEPLQVDLLPVLAAAQESAAAAAAAAAAAAAAAVATAPPAPAAASTVDTAALKQPPAPPPPPPPVSAPAAEAAPPASATTIAAAAATAVVAPTSTVAVAPVVSALEKKTKSKGPYICALCAKEFKNGYNLRRHEAIHTGAKAGRVPSGAMKMPTMVPLSLLSVPQLSGAGGGGGEAGAGGGAAAVAAGGVVTTTASGKRIRKNHACEMCGKAFRDVYHLNRHKLSHSDEKPYQCPVCQQRFKRKDRMSYHVRSHDGAVHKPYNCSHCGKSFSRPDHLNSHVRQVHSTERPFKCEKCEAAFATKDRLRAHTVRHEEKVPCHVCGKMLSSAYISDHMKVHSQGPHHVCELCNKGTGEVCPMAAAAAAAAAAAAAAVAAPPTAVGSLSGAEGVPVSSQPLPSQPW